A stretch of the Cottoperca gobio chromosome 2, fCotGob3.1, whole genome shotgun sequence genome encodes the following:
- the LOC115018711 gene encoding N-chimaerin has protein sequence MALNVFDHDEYRPPVWKSYLYQLQQEAPHPRRLTCTCEVDNRPKYYGREYHGMISREEADQSLSQAEGSYLIRESQRQPGTYTLALRFGNQTRNFRLYHDGKHFVGEKRFESIHDLVTDGLITLYIETKAAEYIAKMTINPIYEHVGYTTLNQEPTLKKHLPQSPEAPDGPAPAKDDCNAEERLTSLVRRATLRESDLAPKYEKVHNFKVHTFRGPHWCEYCANFMWGLIAQGVKCADCGLNVHKQCSKVVPNDCQPDLRHVKKVYSCDLTTLVKAHNTKRPMVVDMCIQEIEARGLQSEGLYRISGFSELIEDVKLAFDRDGEKADISSNAYEDLNIIAGALKLYFRELPIPLITYDAYPRFIETGKIADPEKRLESLHESLKLLPPAHCETLRYLMAHLKRVTEYEKENLMTSENLGIVFGPTLMRAPGLDAMTALNDIRYQRLVVEMLITNEDVLF, from the exons ATGGCCCTAAATGTCTTTG aTCATGATGAATACAGGCCACCGGTGTGGAAGTCTTACT TGTACCAGCTCCAGCAGGAGGCACCTCACCCACGCAGACTCACCTGCACCTGCGAG GTGGACAACCGACCTAAATACTATGGAAGAGA GTACCACGGGATGATCTCAAGAGAAGAGGCCGACCAGTCGCTGAGTCAGGCCGAAGGCAGCTACCTCAtcagagagagtcagaggcAGCCGGGCACGTACACACTGGCTCTAAG GTTCGGCAACCAGACAAGAAACTTCCGTCTCTACCATGACGGGAAGCACTTTGTTGGAGAGAAGAGGTTCGAGTCCATCCACGACCTGGTCACAGACGGCCTCATCACACTCTACATTGagacaaag GCAGCGGAGTACATCGCTAAGATGACCATAAACCCAATCTATGAACACGTGGGCTACACCACCCTGAACCAGGAGCCCACTCTGAAAAAACACCTGCCACAAAGCCCCGAGGCCCCAGATGGACCTGCTCCAGCCAAAGACGACTGTAATGCGGAGGAGAGG CTCACATCGCTGGTGCGGCGGGCCACCCTGAGGGAGAGCGACTTGGCGCCCAAGTACGAGAAGGTTCACAACTTCAAG GTCCATACATTCAGAGGCCCCCACTGGTGTGAGTACTGCGCCAACTTCATGTGGGGGCTCATCGCACAGGGAGTCAAGtgtgcag ACTGCGGGTTAAACGTTCATAAGCAGTGCTCCAAAGTCGTGCCGAACGACTGCCAGCCGGACTTGCGGCACGTCAAGAAGGTGTACAGCTGCGACCTGACCACGCTGGTCAAAGCCCACAACACCAAGAGGCCCATGGTGGTCGACATGTGCATACAGGAAATCGAGGCGAGAG GTCTCCAGTCGGAGGGTTTGTACAGGATATCAGGCTTCAGTGAGCTGATAGAAGATGTCAAGCTGGCCTTTGACAGAG atggagagaaggcagacatttCCTCAAACGCTTATGAGGACCTCAACATCATCGCTGGAGCCCTCAAACTCTACTTCAGAGAGCTGCCTATCCCCCTCATCACATACGATGCCTACCCACGCTTCATAGAAACAGGAA AGATTGCAGACCCTGAAAAGCGTCTGGAGTCCCTCCACGAGTCCTTGAAGCTGCTGCCGCCAGCTCACTGCGAGACGCTGCGGTACCTCATGGCTCACCTCAAGAG AGTGACTGAGTATGAGAAGGAGAACCTCATGACCAGCGAGAACCTGGGTATCGTCTTCGGCCCGACACTGATGAGGGCCCCCGGGCTGGACGCCATGACGGCGCTCAACGACATCCGATACCAGAGACTCGTGGTGGAAATGCTCATTACCAACGAAGACGTGTTGTTCTGA
- the trim25l gene encoding LOW QUALITY PROTEIN: E3 ubiquitin/ISG15 ligase TRIM25 (The sequence of the model RefSeq protein was modified relative to this genomic sequence to represent the inferred CDS: deleted 1 base in 1 codon), which translates to MSAKLWTEEQFNCPVCLDLPNDPVTIPCGHSYCMGCIKDYWSKGDSEGVYSCPQCRKTFCPKPFLSRNTMLAEAVEQLRKGANKADVRESMRSGRGVASSSSRSKGKLSSSAAVCDMCKGEQQAAVKSCLVCMSSFCDAHLKPHRTKKSLKQHELIAPISNLAEKICIQHKYLQEFFCRQCKIFVCWLCTSNQHKGHECVSTKAERLEKQKVMSELHTDNQQKLRDREQELKDMKKMMEVMKRSSDRVHGDTEQVLSELQRSVERLQELLEEVLDQASMEKMGQAQEVTNTLEAEIKELKKRDKEMKDLASCEDHIHYLEKYDSMCSPLESGDLPVVVVNPEASFEPARDAILDLRDRVEELCNQELGKITKQVNDTTLFTLGNSNRDAGLKGGIFKLFSGLGSRNTNSRSPAPTPSVLVGARTDIRGHGIGLKSQDVRSRDTPRADKGNTSSPRPRDRQRREERETVRETNPRPSPTPNRRESQSLWSRSSQSQAVPAAPVQTPTPIPAAPTPAPAPAPAPSPASTGGSGFSRMASISSLFRSHRRGTTPATPATPANNTLSQGENPWGMAALSETPTEINPSLFLDSPTPGTMNHAPAFPTLREINLDSIQAPEPRSREEFLQYALVLTLDTNTAHRRLTLSEGNTKATLQAAVQPYANTHQRFDGWTQVMCESPLYAQRCYWEVEWRGRGSSLGVAYGALNRKGLDARSGLGYNAQSWTLELSDTCCSAMHDNEKKDIPVTYSPRLGIYLDLSMGSLAFYSVAESMTHLHTFRANFTQPLYAAFGVGSGVGVGLDFALGQFSSSSDSIKICPM; encoded by the exons ATGAGTGCTAAACTATGGACAGAGGAGCAGTTTAACTGCCCTGTGTGTCTGGATCTCCCAAATGATCCAGTTACCATCCCCTGTGGGCACAGCTACTGTATGGGCTGCATCAAGGACTACTGGAGCAAGGGCGATTCTGAGGGGGTCTACAGCTGCCCCCAATGCCGTAAGACCTTTTGCCCCAAGCCTTTCCTGTCCAGAAACACCATGCTGGCTGAGGCTGTAGAGCAGCTCCGCAAAGGAGCCAACAAAGCTGACGTGCGTGAATCTATGCGAAGCGGCCGTGGGGTTGCCTCCTCCTCATCCAGATCTAAAGGGAAGCTCTCCTCCTCAGCAGCGGTATGCGACATGTGCAAAGGAGAACAGCAAGCGGCGGTCAAGAGCTGCTTGGTGTGTATGAGCTCATTCTGCGACGCCCACCTGAAGCCCCACCGGACCAAGAAGTCCCTGAAGCAGCATGAGCTGATCGCACCAATAAGTAATCTGGCCGAGAAAATCTGCATCCAGCACAAGTACCTGCAAGAGTTCTTCTGTCGCCAGTGTAAAATATTTGTCTGCTGGCTGTGCACCAGCAACCAGCACAAAGGCCACGAGTGTGTGTCCACCAAGGCTGAGCGTTTGGAGAAACAG AAAGTGATGTCAGAGCTGCATACAGACAATCAGCAGAAACTGAGAGATCGAGAGCAGGAGCTgaaagacatgaagaagatgatggaggtgatgaag CGTTCTTCAGACAGGGTACATGGCGACACGGAGCaggtgctgtcggagctgcaGCGCTCAGTGGAGCGTCTGCaagagctgctggaggaggtgCTGGATCAGGCCAGCATGGAGAAGATGGGCCAGGCTCAGGAGGTCACCAACACCTTGGAGGCAGAGATCAAAGAGCTTAagaagagagacaaggagaTGAAGGACCTGGCAAGCTGTGAGGACCACATCCACTACCTGGAG AAATACGATTCCATGTGCAGTCCCCTGGAGTCAGGGGATCTGCCCGTTGTGGTGGTCAATCCAGAAGCTTCCTTTGAGCCCGCACGAGACGCCATCCTAGACCTCAGGGACAGAGTTGAGGAGCTGTGCAACCAGGAGCTGGGCAAGATCACCAAACAAG TCAACGATACAACTCTGTTCACTTTGGGAAACT CCAACCGGGACGCAGGACTGAAAGGAGGGatttttaaat TGTTTTCTGGTCTTGGTTCTCGCAACACAAACAGCCGTTCGCCAG CTCCTACACCCAGTGTCTTAGTGGGAGCGCGTACAGACATACGAGGACATG GTATAGGCCTCAAAAGTCAAGACGTGAGGAGTAGAGACACGCCACGAG CAGACAAAGGAAACACGAGTTCACCCAGACCCcgggacagacagaggagagaggaaagagagacag TGAGGGAGACCAACCCCAGACCTAGCCCCACTCCCAACCGCAGAGAGTCTCAGTCTCTTTGGAGCAGGTCCAGTCAGAGCCAAGCTGTTCCTGCTGCCCCGGTGCAGACCCCGACTCCAATCCCAGCCGCTCCAACTCCTGCTCCa gctccagctccagctccatctCCTGCATCAACTGGAG GGTCAGGTTTCAGTCGTATGGCATCGATCAGCAGCCTCTTCCGCTCCCATCGGCGTGGCACCACCCCTGCCACCCCAGCTACCCCGGCCAATAACACACTGTCACAAGGAGAAAACCCAT GGGGGATGGCTGCTTTGTCGGAAACACCAACAGAAA TTAACCCAAGTCTCTTCTTGGACTCACCAACCCCCGGCACCATGAATCACGCTCCTGCTTTCCCTACAT TGAGAGAAATCAACCTCGACAGTATCCAGGCCCCAGAGCCGAGATCCAGAGAGGAGTTCCTACAGT ATGCTTTGGTCTTGACCCTTGACACCAACACGGCCCACCGTCGGCTTACTCTCTCCGAGGGCAACACTAAAGCCACCCTGCAAGCGGCGGTGCAGCCCTACGCTAACACTCACCAGCGTTTTGACGGCTGGACCCAGGTGATGTGCGAGAGCCCGCTGTACGCCCAGCGCtgttactgggaggtggagtgGAGAGGCCGGGGCTCCTCTCTGGGCGTAGCTTACGGGGCGCTGAACAGGAAAGGCTTAGACGCTCGGTCGGGGCTCGGTTACAACGCGCAGTCCTGGACCCTGGAGCTGTCGGACACCTGCTGCTCTGCCATGCACGACAACGAAAAGAAGGACATACCAGTCACCTACTCCCCCAGGCTTGGCATCTACCTGGACCTGTCCATGGGGTCACTGGCATTTTACAGCGTGGCAGAAAGCATgacacaccttcacaccttccgCGCTAATTTCACCCAGCCGCTTTACGCTGCCTTCGGGGTGGGCAGTGGCGTCGGGGTGGGTCTGGACTTTGCTCTCGGCCAGTTCAGCTCCAGCTCTGACAGCATTAAGATCTGTCCCATGTGA